One window of the Ananas comosus cultivar F153 linkage group 21, ASM154086v1, whole genome shotgun sequence genome contains the following:
- the LOC109726370 gene encoding transcriptional regulator ATRX-like isoform X5: protein MPVQSAISWMKETQFLYLEAVPTSAAKHQAGGAQNPTVEDGGNLEQDRKDHSDHKLNVLLGSSGSENCELNEVPVLDESLGKGDAAIIPINQTNSKEAVTFHAYSNSSLSNIDRIVIEKESLGKEKSRERNGVLEETRMLGENCVPDGGVKDVQDRTDLVVDREKDHGQEERRNSSVEANDESTALVVSEKEKSSKESSGEKDESEKSSKEKSGEKNEVLKENRIIDQHPGLVSSPEKKRHKKAKVSSSSEMLLEEPVRGINSQSRGEASELGTVPMEASTHEQHESEMAHSKELTGNKPIGEPALPNYPDDNGKRKKRRRRSSKSSKELESGNQSDIVDAPFDGENAKQFPKAATNDNSLANMEAVISAIEQSIQDNPKEAVENNHEELNKESDIMTVSDKDTRNGANADSADLGLPDPLSTKSNDSDDKPHDRSKDKRDGLSTDVLREDFQVNAIAEVTDLNQEIPSDGNYSKFSKELNDADILTKSVPERNNLEVEPEVPTRSLGRRKKSKNDPSKVSSRKSDPANALDNATEEISKEVDDVRASVDSRDSNYSTKLYTVEPSDGNAKIVKRRMRKDSAKHIEPNDHAIIYSSSDKGKYATEKNYIGTVDDRDDGQDKESKEADVCIEVVAPVDSTVMGFGSPPDKKSRRRRKKASKTELQNQDAIAQEVTDPLGKGVNEEKSKERQENNDRVSAKAHRGTPEDSERTLQDYREDSLGDTHGNASKEAPEAGKYNSSADCVEADEPMVNRSSDSDRINFVDYFAPKKVHEPSPEDPLATEAETMKQNKEKTKRKRKTDINSQSSNPGLVNSSNEQPMIDRKIHDTDTGSRSLVDTTAQQRAKETKVGKASKEKAVKSNSKFDADLGQTSSALICPVENKSQESLSSRKQHRKDANKLKEKMSESEKHKHVNNDIGTISIDSAKEVPQHGNDNALVKAFSLSASASQNNSFSRTDPHHNETITDLVASSDSTEEDTPSLAKRYKVAVRKIPHRRLVNALDSSTQEKTTGASSVAIFHGATSDSSEDESDIINRTAMEATSDSSSTSADSDGDHDVGRQQKGISSAARDKKERKADDGGISLSQSSNGPKKKLPLGTILRSSSSYKKAKLTASQSQADDSESQPVDVVLETQPDLD, encoded by the exons ATGCCAGTTCAAAGTGCAATCAGTTGGATGAAAGAAACTCAGTTTCTGTATCTCGAAGCTGTGCCAACCTCTGCAGCAAAACATCAAGCAGGTGGTGCTCAAAATCCGACAGTTGAGGATGGTGGGAACTTGGAGCAGGACCGAAAAGATCATTCTGATCATAAATTGAATGTGCTTCTGGGATCCTCTGGAAGCGAGAATTGCGAGCTTAATGAGGTGCCTGTCTTGGATGAGTCGTTGGGCAAAG GTGATGCAGCTATTATACCAATAAACCAAACCAACTCGAAAGAGGCGGTGACTTTCCATGCATATAGTAATTCATCTCTATCCAATATCGATAGAATCGTTATTGAGAAAGAAAGCTTGGGCAAAGAGAAGTCTAGAGAAAGGAATGGCGTCTTAGAGGAAACTCGTATGTTGGGTGAAAATTGTGTTCCTGATGGAGGGGTAAAAGATGTTCAGGATCGTACTGACCTAGTAGTTGATCGAGAAAAAGATCACGGACAGGAAGAACGTAGGAATTCTAGTGTTGAAGCTAATGATGAATCCACTGCACTTGTTGTTAGTGAGAAGGAAAAATCAAGTAAAGAGAGCTCTGGAGAAAAGGATGAGAGCGAAAAATCTAGTAAAGAGAAGTCTGGAGAGAAAAATGAGGTCTTAAAGGAAAATCGCATAATCGATCAACACCCAGGGCTTGTTTCTTCTCCTGAGAAGAAAAGGCATAAGAAGGCAAAGGTTTCCTCTTCTTCTGAGATGCTGTTGGAAGAGCCTGTTAGAGGAATTAACTCTCAAAGTAGAGGAGAGGCATCCGAACTGGGAACAGTTCCTATGGAAGCAAGCACTCATGAGCAGCACGAAAGTGAGATGGCCCATTCAAAAGAGCTAACCGGCAACAAACCCATTGGAGAACCTGCATTACCCAACTATCCAGATGATaatggaaagagaaagaaaaggagaaggcgATCGTCAAAGTCTAGCAAGGAACTTGAGTCTGGAAATCAATCTGATATTGTTGATGCTCCTTTTGATGGTGAGAATGCAAAACAATTTCCAAAAGCTGCTACAAATGATAATTCGTTGGCCAACATGGAAGCTGTTATTTCCGCGATCGAACAATCTATACAAGACAATCCTAAAGAAGCAGTGGAAAACAATCATGAAGAACTTAACAAAGAATCTGATATCATGACTGTTTCTGATAAGGACACCCGAAATGGAGCTAATGCTGATTCTGCAGATCTTGGCCTCCCTGATCCTTTGTCAACTAAGTCTAATGATTCTGATGACAAACCTCACGATCGATCTAAGGATAAAAGAGATGGACTATCTACTGATGTATTACGTGAGGACTTTCAGGTAAATGCTATAGCAGAAGTCACTGATCTGAACCAAGAAATTCCGTCCGATGgtaactattcaaaattttctaaagAATTAAATGATGCAGACATACTTACGAAATCTGTTCCGGAAAGAAATAATTTGGAAGTTGAGCCTGAGGTTCCTACGCGTTCACTTGGACGGAGGAAGAAATCCAAGAATGACCCATCAAAAGTTTCATCACGGAAGTCTGATCCTGCTAATGCTTTAGACAATGCGACTGAAGAGATTTCTAAAGAAGTTGATGATGTGAGGGCTTCTGTTGATTCCAGGGATAGTAATTACTCTACAAAATTATATACTGTAGAGCCATCTGATGGTAATGCTAAAATTGTAAAGCGTCGAATGAGAAAAGATTCAGCAAAACATATTGAACCTAATGACCACGCAATTATTTACTCTTCTAGTGATAAAGGAAAGTATGCCACTGAAAAGAACTACATTGGAACTGTGGATGACCGCGATGATGGTCAAGATAAAGAATCTAAGGAGGCTGATGTGTGTATAGAAGTTGTGGCTCCAGTGGATTCCACAGTAATGGGTTTTGGGAGTCCTCCTGATAAGAAATCACGCCGCAGAAGGAAAAAGGCTTCCAAAACAGAACTTCAAAATCAGGATGCTATTGCACAAGAAGTAACCGACCCTTTGGGGAAAGGAGTTAATGAAGAAAAATCCAAAGAGAGACAGGAAAACAATGATAGGGTTTCAGCTAAAGCACACAGAGGTACTCCAGAGGATTCGG AAAGGACGTTGCAGGACTATAGGGAGGATTCACTAGGTGATACTCATGGGAATGCCAGCAAAGAAGCTCCTGAGGCAGGGAAATATAACAGCTCTGCAGATTGCGTTGAAGCAGACGAGCCAATGGTTAATCGGAGCTCGGATAGTGATAGAATCAATTTCGTTGATTATTTTGCCCCCAAAAAGGTGCACGAACCTTCTCCAGAAGATCCACTGGCCACAGAGGCTGAAACCATGAAGCAAAATAAGGAGAAAacgaagagaaaaagaaaaacagacaTAAATTCACAAAGTTCAAACCCTGGTCTGGTTAATTCTTCAAATGAACAGCCAATGATTGACAGGAAGATTCATGATACTGATACTGGTAGTCGTTCATTGGTTGATACCACAGCACAGCAAAGAGCTAAGGAAACAAAAGTAGGAAAAGCATCTAAAGAAAAAGCTGTTAAGAGCAACAGTAAATTTGATGCAGACCTTGGTCAGACCTCTTCTGCTTTGATTTGTCCAGTTGAAAACAAATCTCAGGAATCTTTATCGTCCAGGAAACAGCATCGTAAAGATGCGAATAAACTAAAGGAAAAGATGTCTGAATCTGAGAAGCACAAACATGTCAACAATGACATTGGCACAATTTCCATTGACTCTGCAAAAGAAGTCCCACAACATGGGAATGATAATGCACTTGTCAAAGCTTTTTCTCTCAGTGCATCTGCATCTCAGAATAACTCCTTTTCCCGTACTGATCCACATCATAACGAAACAATTACTGATCTAGTAGCATCAAGTGACAGCACGGAAGAAGATACACCATCTCTGGCAAAAAGATATAAAGTTGCTGTTAGGAAGATTCCACATAGAAGATTAGTGAATGCCCTGGACAGTTCAACACAAGAGAAGACTACAGGAGCTAGCTCTGTTGCAATCTTCCATGGTGCTACAAGTGATAGTTCTGAGGATGAAAGTGACATCATTAATAGAACTGCCATGGAAGCAACTTCAGATAGTTCATCTACATCTGCTGACTCAGATGGGGACCATGATGTAGGAAGGCAGCAAAAAG GAATTTCTTCTGCTGCTCGTGATAAGAAAGAGAGGAAAGCTGATGATGGAGGCATCAGTCTTTCACA ATCATCAAATGGGCCCAAAAAGAAGCTGCCCCTCGGTACAATTCTCAGGAGTTCAAGCAGCTACAAAAAGGCAAAGCTGACGGCGTCCCAGTCGCAAGCTGATGATTCTGAGAGTCAACCTGTCGATGTAGTCTTGGAAACTCAACCGGACCTCGACTAA
- the LOC109726370 gene encoding transcriptional regulator ATRX-like isoform X4: MAKPTPTTTTTTTTTNNNTTITFPSSSRLLPPPPPPPPPSGRTIFFDSTLDTHLAMLVSLADTVADLKRKVEIEHAISFPEIGRIIVRAIKVRKKGCFYHLADSMPVQSAISWMKETQFLYLEAVPTSAAKHQAGGAQNPTVEDGGNLEQDRKDHSDHKLNVLLGSSGSENCELNEVPVLDESLGKGDAAIIPINQTNSKEAVTFHAYSNSSLSNIDRIVIEKESLGKEKSRERNGVLEETRMLGENCVPDGGVKDVQDRTDLVVDREKDHGQEERRNSSVEANDESTALVVSEKEKSSKESSGEKDESEKSSKEKSGEKNEVLKENRIIDQHPGLVSSPEKKRHKKAKVSSSSEMLLEEPVRGINSQSRGEASELGTVPMEASTHEQHESEMAHSKELTGNKPIGEPALPNYPDDNGKRKKRRRRSSKSSKELESGNQSDIVDAPFDGENAKQFPKAATNDNSLANMEAVISAIEQSIQDNPKEAVENNHEELNKESDIMTVSDKDTRNGANADSADLGLPDPLSTKSNDSDDKPHDRSKDKRDGLSTDVLREDFQVNAIAEVTDLNQEIPSDGNYSKFSKELNDADILTKSVPERNNLEVEPEVPTRSLGRRKKSKNDPSKVSSRKSDPANALDNATEEISKEVDDVRASVDSRDSNYSTKLYTVEPSDGNAKIVKRRMRKDSAKHIEPNDHAIIYSSSDKGKYATEKNYIGTVDDRDDGQDKESKEADVCIEVVAPVDSTVMGFGSPPDKKSRRRRKKASKTELQNQDAIAQEVTDPLGKGVNEEKSKERQENNDRVSAKAHRGTPEDSERTLQDYREDSLGDTHGNASKEAPEAGKYNSSADCVEADEPMVNRSSDSDRINFVDYFAPKKVHEPSPEDPLATEAETMKQNKEKTKRKRKTDINSQSSNPGLVNSSNEQPMIDRKIHDTDTGSRSLVDTTAQQRAKETKVGKASKEKAVKSNSKFDADLGQTSSALICPVENKSQESLSSRKQHRKDANKLKEKMSESEKHKHVNNDIGTISIDSAKEVPQHGNDNALVKAFSLSASASQNNSFSRTDPHHNETITDLVASSDSTEEDTPSLAKRYKVAVRKIPHRRLVNALDSSTQEKTTGASSVAIFHGATSDSSEDESDIINRTAMEATSDSSSTSADSDGDHDVGRQQKGISSAARDKKERKADDGGISLSQ, translated from the exons ATGGCGAAGcccacccccaccaccaccaccaccaccaccaccaccaacaacAACACTACCATCACCTTCCCTTCCTCTTCTCGCCttcttccgccgccgccgccgccgccgcctccatcAGGGCGAACCATCTTCTTCGACTCCACCCTCGACACCCACCTCGCCATGCTTGTCTCcctcgccgacaccgtcgccgATCTCAAGA GGAAAGTAGAGATCGAGCACGCAATTTCGTTTCCTGAAATAGGACGGATTATTGTCAGGGCGATAAAG GTGAGGAAGAAAGGGTGCTTCTACCACTTGGCTGATTCCATGCCAGTTCAAAGTGCAATCAGTTGGATGAAAGAAACTCAGTTTCTGTATCTCGAAGCTGTGCCAACCTCTGCAGCAAAACATCAAGCAGGTGGTGCTCAAAATCCGACAGTTGAGGATGGTGGGAACTTGGAGCAGGACCGAAAAGATCATTCTGATCATAAATTGAATGTGCTTCTGGGATCCTCTGGAAGCGAGAATTGCGAGCTTAATGAGGTGCCTGTCTTGGATGAGTCGTTGGGCAAAG GTGATGCAGCTATTATACCAATAAACCAAACCAACTCGAAAGAGGCGGTGACTTTCCATGCATATAGTAATTCATCTCTATCCAATATCGATAGAATCGTTATTGAGAAAGAAAGCTTGGGCAAAGAGAAGTCTAGAGAAAGGAATGGCGTCTTAGAGGAAACTCGTATGTTGGGTGAAAATTGTGTTCCTGATGGAGGGGTAAAAGATGTTCAGGATCGTACTGACCTAGTAGTTGATCGAGAAAAAGATCACGGACAGGAAGAACGTAGGAATTCTAGTGTTGAAGCTAATGATGAATCCACTGCACTTGTTGTTAGTGAGAAGGAAAAATCAAGTAAAGAGAGCTCTGGAGAAAAGGATGAGAGCGAAAAATCTAGTAAAGAGAAGTCTGGAGAGAAAAATGAGGTCTTAAAGGAAAATCGCATAATCGATCAACACCCAGGGCTTGTTTCTTCTCCTGAGAAGAAAAGGCATAAGAAGGCAAAGGTTTCCTCTTCTTCTGAGATGCTGTTGGAAGAGCCTGTTAGAGGAATTAACTCTCAAAGTAGAGGAGAGGCATCCGAACTGGGAACAGTTCCTATGGAAGCAAGCACTCATGAGCAGCACGAAAGTGAGATGGCCCATTCAAAAGAGCTAACCGGCAACAAACCCATTGGAGAACCTGCATTACCCAACTATCCAGATGATaatggaaagagaaagaaaaggagaaggcgATCGTCAAAGTCTAGCAAGGAACTTGAGTCTGGAAATCAATCTGATATTGTTGATGCTCCTTTTGATGGTGAGAATGCAAAACAATTTCCAAAAGCTGCTACAAATGATAATTCGTTGGCCAACATGGAAGCTGTTATTTCCGCGATCGAACAATCTATACAAGACAATCCTAAAGAAGCAGTGGAAAACAATCATGAAGAACTTAACAAAGAATCTGATATCATGACTGTTTCTGATAAGGACACCCGAAATGGAGCTAATGCTGATTCTGCAGATCTTGGCCTCCCTGATCCTTTGTCAACTAAGTCTAATGATTCTGATGACAAACCTCACGATCGATCTAAGGATAAAAGAGATGGACTATCTACTGATGTATTACGTGAGGACTTTCAGGTAAATGCTATAGCAGAAGTCACTGATCTGAACCAAGAAATTCCGTCCGATGgtaactattcaaaattttctaaagAATTAAATGATGCAGACATACTTACGAAATCTGTTCCGGAAAGAAATAATTTGGAAGTTGAGCCTGAGGTTCCTACGCGTTCACTTGGACGGAGGAAGAAATCCAAGAATGACCCATCAAAAGTTTCATCACGGAAGTCTGATCCTGCTAATGCTTTAGACAATGCGACTGAAGAGATTTCTAAAGAAGTTGATGATGTGAGGGCTTCTGTTGATTCCAGGGATAGTAATTACTCTACAAAATTATATACTGTAGAGCCATCTGATGGTAATGCTAAAATTGTAAAGCGTCGAATGAGAAAAGATTCAGCAAAACATATTGAACCTAATGACCACGCAATTATTTACTCTTCTAGTGATAAAGGAAAGTATGCCACTGAAAAGAACTACATTGGAACTGTGGATGACCGCGATGATGGTCAAGATAAAGAATCTAAGGAGGCTGATGTGTGTATAGAAGTTGTGGCTCCAGTGGATTCCACAGTAATGGGTTTTGGGAGTCCTCCTGATAAGAAATCACGCCGCAGAAGGAAAAAGGCTTCCAAAACAGAACTTCAAAATCAGGATGCTATTGCACAAGAAGTAACCGACCCTTTGGGGAAAGGAGTTAATGAAGAAAAATCCAAAGAGAGACAGGAAAACAATGATAGGGTTTCAGCTAAAGCACACAGAGGTACTCCAGAGGATTCGG AAAGGACGTTGCAGGACTATAGGGAGGATTCACTAGGTGATACTCATGGGAATGCCAGCAAAGAAGCTCCTGAGGCAGGGAAATATAACAGCTCTGCAGATTGCGTTGAAGCAGACGAGCCAATGGTTAATCGGAGCTCGGATAGTGATAGAATCAATTTCGTTGATTATTTTGCCCCCAAAAAGGTGCACGAACCTTCTCCAGAAGATCCACTGGCCACAGAGGCTGAAACCATGAAGCAAAATAAGGAGAAAacgaagagaaaaagaaaaacagacaTAAATTCACAAAGTTCAAACCCTGGTCTGGTTAATTCTTCAAATGAACAGCCAATGATTGACAGGAAGATTCATGATACTGATACTGGTAGTCGTTCATTGGTTGATACCACAGCACAGCAAAGAGCTAAGGAAACAAAAGTAGGAAAAGCATCTAAAGAAAAAGCTGTTAAGAGCAACAGTAAATTTGATGCAGACCTTGGTCAGACCTCTTCTGCTTTGATTTGTCCAGTTGAAAACAAATCTCAGGAATCTTTATCGTCCAGGAAACAGCATCGTAAAGATGCGAATAAACTAAAGGAAAAGATGTCTGAATCTGAGAAGCACAAACATGTCAACAATGACATTGGCACAATTTCCATTGACTCTGCAAAAGAAGTCCCACAACATGGGAATGATAATGCACTTGTCAAAGCTTTTTCTCTCAGTGCATCTGCATCTCAGAATAACTCCTTTTCCCGTACTGATCCACATCATAACGAAACAATTACTGATCTAGTAGCATCAAGTGACAGCACGGAAGAAGATACACCATCTCTGGCAAAAAGATATAAAGTTGCTGTTAGGAAGATTCCACATAGAAGATTAGTGAATGCCCTGGACAGTTCAACACAAGAGAAGACTACAGGAGCTAGCTCTGTTGCAATCTTCCATGGTGCTACAAGTGATAGTTCTGAGGATGAAAGTGACATCATTAATAGAACTGCCATGGAAGCAACTTCAGATAGTTCATCTACATCTGCTGACTCAGATGGGGACCATGATGTAGGAAGGCAGCAAAAAG GAATTTCTTCTGCTGCTCGTGATAAGAAAGAGAGGAAAGCTGATGATGGAGGCATCAGTCTTTCACAGTAA